Proteins encoded by one window of Primulina huaijiensis isolate GDHJ02 chromosome 1, ASM1229523v2, whole genome shotgun sequence:
- the LOC140964992 gene encoding transcription factor DYT1: MNKATIITDAIAYIEDLKKCVEDLSDQLLQMDQETCVQGENMKHGETSNIEREMKNWGITQPEVEVINVDGGRLWIKMIFEKKKRGGLTKVIEAMAMLGFDLIDTSITTSKGAVLVTTFLEVVHGGTFPRNAAQIKEFLFKVVRNV, translated from the exons ATGAATAAAGCAACCATAATCACTGATGCCATCGCTTACATTGAAGACTTGAAAAAATGTGTTGAAGATCTCAGCGACCAACTACTCCAAATGGACCAGGAAACTTGTGTACAAGGAGAGAACATGAAACATGGGGAGACTAGCAATATTGAAAGAGAGATGAAGAATTGGGGAATAACA CAACCTGAAGTTGAGGTGATCAACGTCGATGGAGGAAGGCTATGGATAAAGATGATTTtcgagaagaagaagagaggtGGGCTTACTAAAGTTATCGAAGCCATGGCTATGCTCGGATTCGATCTCATTGACACCAGCATTACCACATCCAAAGGAGCGGTTCTTGTTACTACATTTCTGGAG GTCGTTCATGGCGGGACGTTCCCGCGGAATGCTGCCCAGATCAAAGAGTTCTTGTTCAAGGTCGTCCGGAACGTCTAA
- the LOC140980224 gene encoding uncharacterized protein, with amino-acid sequence MSALSSLLRRSFSTTASFQSPSIKSLSEDLYKERDLKRLVQKFKRYSSSDRFRTKAGIYETTVRRLASAKRFRWIQEILEHQNEFKYDVSKENFNIRLIKLYGQAGMFDCAKKVFDEMPERNCERTVKSVNALLSACVSAGNYYEIEGIFKQMEMKWKVKPDVVSYNIVIKGFCEMGKLDRGLALFDDMLRKNGANPDLITFNTLLNRLYEDKRFDDGENMWKQMVKCNLIPNVRSYNARLVGLVNEKKLEEAGKLITDMGQNGIKPDFFTYAALIRGYCNEGNVKEVKNWYSEMARCDFVPDRALVGAVLSFACDRGDYDWCFELCNELFERKCLVDSGVLQKVVDSLLKVSRDTEAKKVVQMGKTNDYCLYKLKLA; translated from the coding sequence ATGTCCGCCCTTTCTTCCCTGCTCCGCCGTAGTTTCTCCACGACAGCCTCATTCCAGTCCCCCTCGATCAAATCTCTTTCCGAGGACCTCTACAAAGAACGGGATCTCAAAAGACTAGTCCAAAAATTCAAACGCTATTCCTCTTCTGATCGTTTCCGCACCAAGGCAGGAATATATGAGACAACCGTACGCCGCCTAGCCTCTGCGAAACGTTTCCGATGGATCCAAGAAATTCTTGAACACCAAAACGAGTTCAAGTATGACGTCTCCAAAGAGAACTTCAACATCAGGCTCATCAAATTGTATGGCCAAGCGGGTATGTTTGATTGTGCCAAGAAAGTGTTCGATGAAATGCCGGAGAGGAATTGTGAGAGAACTGTGAAGTCCGTGAATGCACTTTTGTCCGCATGCGTTAGTGCTGGAAATTATTATGAAATTGAGGGAATTTTTAAGCAAATGGAGATGAAGTGGAAGGTGAAGCCGGATGTGGTTTCATATAACATTGTGATTAAAGGGTTTTGTGAAATGGGGAAGCTGGATAGAGGGCTCGCTCTTTTTGATGACATGTTGAGAAAAAATGGAGCGAACCCAGATTTGATAACGTTCAATACTCTTCTTAATAGGCTGTACGAGGATAAAAGGTTTGACGATGGCGAAAATATGTGGAAACAAATGGTTAAATGTAACTTAATTCCGAATGTTAGAAGTTACAATGCAAGGCTTGTTGGATTAGTCAATGAGAAGAAGTTGGAAGAAGCAGGCAAATTGATCACTGACATGGGTCAAAATGGAATAAAGCCAGATTTTTTTACCTATGCAGCTCTGATTAGAGGGTACTGTAATGAGGGAAACGTGAAGGAGGTGAAAAATTGGTATTCGGAAATGGCGAGATGTGATTTTGTACCAGATAGAGCATTGGTTGGGGCAGTTCTTTCATTTGCTTGCGACCGTGGAGATTATGATTGGTGTTTCGAGCTTTGCAATGAGTTGTTTGAGAGAAAGTGTCTTGTTGACTCAGGGGTGTTGCAAAAGGTGGTAGACAGTTTGTTGAAGGTCTCTAGAGATACAGAGGCTAAGAAGGTTGTTCAGATGGGGAAGACAAATGATTATTGTCTTTATAAACTTAAACTAGCATGA
- the LOC140980230 gene encoding anthocyanidin reductase ((2S)-flavan-3-ol-forming) → MQCNAFEQVEIIMESRPRTACVIGGTGFVASSLVKLLLQKGYSVNTTVRDKENGAKISHLLALQNLGNLKIFQADLTDESSFDDPITGSDFVFHVATPVNFASEDPQNDMIKPAIGGVINVMKACAKAGTVERVVFTSSAATVSINQLNETGLVMDENNWTDVEFLTSVKPPTWGYAVSKTMAEKAAWKFAKEYNINLITIIPSLMAGPSLTPEIPSSVTLATSLIIGNKFLMNGLNGMQKLSGSISLAHVKDVCRAHIFVAEKDSAYGRYICCAVNTSVCELADFLKQRYPMYNIPTDLGDVPSKAKLIISSDKLLNEGFKFEYGIEEIYDQSVAYLKDKGLLCD, encoded by the exons ATGCAATGCAATGCCTTCGAACAAGTAGAAATTATAATGGAATCTCGACCAAGAACTGCGTGTGTAATTGGTGGCACTGGTTTTGTGGCTTCTTCGCTTGTCAAATTATTGCTTCAGAAAGGCTATTCAGTTAATACTACGGTACGAGACAAAG AAAACGGGGCGAAGATATCTCACTTGCTAGCATTGCAAAATCTAGGAAACCTGAAAATATTCCAGGCGGATTTAACAGATGAATCCAGTTTCGATGACCCTATAACTGGGAGTGACTTCGTGTTTCACGTTGCGACGCCTGTTAACTTTGCTTCTGAAGATCCTCAA AATGACATGATAAAACCAGCGATTGGGGGAGTGATTAATGTGATGAAAGCCTGTGCCAAAGCAGGAACTGTTGAGCGTGTGGTTTTTACATCATCTGCTGCTACAGTGAGTATAAATCAGCTAAACGAGACAGGATTGGTGATGGATGAAAATAACTGGACTGATGTTGAATTCCTCACCTCGGTCAAGCCCCCCACTTGG GGGTATGCTGTCTCCAAAACAATGGCTGAAAAGGCTGCATGGAAATTTGCCAAGGAATATAACATCAACCTCATTACGATCATTCCTTCTCTAATGGCTGGTCCTTCACTTACTCCAGAAATTCCCAGCAGCGTCACTCTTGCAACCTCCTTAATAATAG GAAATAAATTCCTTATGAACGGTTTAAATGGGATGCAAAAGCTGTCGGGCTCAATCTCTTTGGCTCATGTGAAGGACGTCTGCCGTGCTCATATCTTTGTAGCCGAAAAGGATTCAGCTTATGGCCGATACATTTGCTGTGCCGTGAATACCAGTGTATGTGAGCTTGCAGATTTTCTGAAACAGAGATACCCTATGTATAACATCCCAACAGA TTTAGGAGATGTCCCATCGAAAGCCAAGTTGATAATCTCATCAGATAAACTGCTGAATGAGGGGTTCAAGTTTGAGTATGGAATTGAAGAAATATATGATCAATCTGTGGCCTACTTGAAGGATAAGGGGTTACTTTGTGATTGA
- the LOC140980241 gene encoding uncharacterized protein has product MPAVWFALKRSLQCKSEPGSVHDKTLPNISTKKKGGGRSGCSKSIANLKDVVIHGSKRHTEKPPICSPRSIGSSELMYPITHEVILDNSTCELKLRNFPNSGGRCGGDGDVSDYVGMLKPGTHGPGRLQVGRVKNSGILGSPIRRTASSVSLRSSGFGVIPTRHRSSFGADFHGGLFCHKCGEQFGKWEAVEEHNLSEHAVTELIEGDSSRRIVEIICRASCSNTEYNKNNRVAIERILKVHNMQKLAQFEEYRELVIIKANKLAKKHPRCLADGNELLRFHGTTVECSLGLKGSSSLCTSNNCHVCWILRNGFSTKEELSNGIGVFTASTSSRALESIQESDENGSTRKALIVCRVIAGRVHRPLENFQVLVGQSGFDSLAGRIGLHSNIEELYLLSPRALLPCFVVIYKP; this is encoded by the exons ATGCCAGCGGTTTGGTTTGCGCTGAAAAGATCTCTCCAATGTAAATCAGAGCCAGGATCTGTTCATGATAAAACTCTGCCCAACATTTCAACGAAGAAAAAAGGAGGCGGGAGATCTGGTTGTTCTAAATCTATTGCCAATCTGAAAGATGTTGTGATTCACGGAAGCAAGAGGCACACGGAGAAGCCGCCGATTTGCAGTCCAAGATCCATCGGAAGCAGTGAACTCATGTATCCGATCACCCATGAGGTTATCCTTGATAATTCAACTTGTGAACTCAAGCTTAGAAATTTTCCAAACAGCGGTGGCCGCTGTGGTGGTGATGGCGATGTATCGGACTATGTGGGCATGCTTAAGCCGGGGACTCATGGTCCTGGACGGCTGCAAGTCGGGCGAGTGAAGAATTCAGGCATATTGGGTAGTCCGATTAGAAGGACGGCAAGTAGCGTTTCATTGCGGAGCTCTGGATTCGGAGTAATACCGACAAGGCACAGGTCTTCTTTTGGAGCAGATTTTCATGGGGGTTTATTCTGCCATAAATGTGGAGAACAATTTGGGAAGTGGGAAGCAGTTGAAGAGCATAATCTCTCTGAACACGCTG TTACTGAGCTAATCGAAGGAGACTCCTCGAGAAGAATCGTTGAAATAATCTGCCGAGCAAGTTGCAGCAATACTGAATACAACAAGAACAATCGTGTTGCAATTGAGCGGATCCTGAAAGTCCACAACATGCAGAAGCTGGCACAATTCGAGGAATACCGGGAGTTAGTGATAATCAAAGCCAACAAGCTAGCGAAAAAGCACCCCCGTTGCCTGGCAGATGGAAACGAGCTTCTTCGATTCCACGGCACCACTGTTGAGTGCTCCCTCGGCCTGAAAGGCTCCTCCAGCCTCTGCACATCGAATAACTGCCACGTTTGTTGGATTTTGAGAAACGGGTTTTCTACTAAGGAAGAGCTGAGCAATGGTATTGGAGTTTTCACAGCTTCAACTAGCAGCAGGGCATTGGAATCGATTCAAGAATCCGATGAAAATGGATCAACGAGAAAGGCCCTGATTGTGTGCAGAGTTATAGCAGGCAGGGTGCACCGACCCCTGGAAAATTTCCAGGTATTAGTTGGTCAATCGGGATTCGATTCATTGGCGGGTAGAATCGGGCTCCATTCCAACATTGAAGAGCTTTATTTGCTGAGCCCCAGGGCTCTTCTTCCCTGCTTTGTAGTTATTTACAAACCTTAG
- the LOC140987336 gene encoding NDR1/HIN1-like protein 26, whose translation MWTENRIPTQSTPENRTLNRHHTARYYAHRVKENLTTRVSKLICTIFLTLLFLVGIISFILWLSLRPHRPRFHIEEFSIPALVQDSGFQNAQIIYNVTARNANQNIGIYYDSMQVTVYYQDQSIGSSPVLSSFYQKPKNTTIIAGTLRGASLTVNSEQWEQFMATRAQGQAVFRLDVVSVIRFKISSWDSKHHKMHADCPVGVGPDGLILPVYKDKRCSVYFS comes from the coding sequence ATGTGGACTGAGAACAGAATTCCGACCCAATCCACACCGGAAAACAGAACCTTGAATCGGCACCACACCGCCCGATACTACGCCCACCGTGTGAAAGAAAACCTCACCACCCGAGTTTCGAAACTTATCTGCACCATTTTTTTGACACTCCTCTTCCTTGTGGGCATCATTTCCTTCATCCTGTGGCTCAGTTTGCGCCCCCACCGCCCCAGATTCCACATCGAAGAATTCTCCATCCCCGCATTGGTCCAAGACAGCGGGTTCCAAAACGCGCAGATAATCTACAACGTCACGGCCCGGAATGCCAACCAGAATATTGGTATTTACTATGATTCAATGCAGGTtacagtttattaccaagatcagAGCATAGGAAGTTCGCCGGTTTTGTCTTCGTTTTATCAAAAGCCGAAAAATACTACCATTATCGCCGGAACACTAAGAGGCGCCTCCCTAACGGTGAATAGCGAGCAGTGGGAGCAATTCATGGCGACCCGAGCTCAGGGTCAGGCGGTTTTCCGGCTCGATGTCGTGTCTGTCATACGGTTCAAGATATCGAGTTGGGATAGTAAGCATCATAAGATGCACGCGGATTGTCCGGTCGGGGTTGGACCGGATGGTTTGATATTGCCGGTTTATAAGGATAAAAGGTGTTCGGTTTATTTCagttaa